A DNA window from Daucus carota subsp. sativus chromosome 3, DH1 v3.0, whole genome shotgun sequence contains the following coding sequences:
- the LOC108213346 gene encoding uncharacterized protein LOC108213346: MECNREEAIKARELAEVKLQRGDFQGAQKLALKARNLFPGLDDNISQLLIVCEVHCAARDNSIASEKDWYGILQIGGIVDEAAIKKQYRKLALLLHPDKNKFAGAEAAFKLIGEAIEVLLNPKKKSLYDKMYRAFKRHVVPQSPAHQVYQSDRSAVGTKTFWTICSSCHSKFLYSRTVENKLRTCLVCKHEYVAYDLNAQSAPQANQPNAVGSKGLAPTFSSCKSETTSSVKGKRKVHTSQQDEEVIFDESVQPAPKENTKNEDVCNWRRSSRQKPKVSYNEDQIADDFPDLTQWSAGSKSGWCRENKEEHGKSHASPKASSVPDNAESAPKSDTNSLPEIYKCPDSEFSDFDKNKEEASFRVNQIWACYDSVDGMPRFYARIRKVLSSPFSVKFTWLEPAPENESDINWASVLPISCGRFHHGATEETSDRLIFSHQVEFENCSSRGSYLIYPRKGETWAMFSDWDIGWSSDPESHKPFRYDLVEILTDFKQIVGIDVCYLSKVTGFVSLYERDYKNGSFFNQIYPHELLRFSHRVPSNKLSGTEREGVPAGSFELDLAALPNNTDELLQPEEVKMSSQTSPEDENPKNKDEKVNTRHEKTAFSDKIPSLRINKKRSKGDTYYDFEMDRAAGNFGRGQIWAMYCGQTGLPMIYGQIKKVEATKLLTVLLKPWSSKEPSSCGIFQLSAEKPQLYFPSSFSHLMSVEYISQDKVEICPRKGEVWAIYKNWNAGILDENPSYDIVEVFKSNDSSVEVWLLEHFTGSRSIFKHQRRDRGFKITLKIPHNEFPRFSYQIPAFKLSNQNDGCLKGFWELDVAAVPHDAYRDKA; the protein is encoded by the coding sequence ATGGAATGCAACAGAGAAGAAGCCATCAAGGCCAGAGAATTGGCTGAAGTGAAACTGCAAAGGGGTGACTTTCAAGGGGCTCAGAAGCTGGCGCTGAAGGCCAGAAATCTGTTTCCAGGACTTGATGACAACATTTCACAACTGCTGATCGTTTGTGAGGTTCATTGTGCTGCTCGTGATAATAGCATTGCTTCTGAGAAAGACTGGTATGGTATTCTTCAAATTGGAGGAATAGTTGATGAGGCTGCCATCAAAAAGCAGTATCGAAAACTAGCACTACTTCTTCATCCTGATAAGAACAAATTTGCTGGTGCAGAAGCCGCGTTTAAGTTGATTGGAGAAGCCATTGAGGTTCTCTTAAACCCAAAAAAGAAGTCTCTGTATGATAAGATGTACAGAGCTTTTAAGAGACATGTGGTACCACAGTCACCAGCTCATCAAGTGTATCAGAGTGACAGAAGTGCAGTTGGTACTAAAACATTCTGGACCATTTGTTCATCTTGCCATTCAAAATTCCTATATTCCAGGACAGTTGAAAATAAACTCAGGACGTGTCTAGTTTGCAAACATGAATATGTTGCATACGACTTAAATGCTCAAAGTGCACCCCAGGCAAATCAACCAAATGCTGTTGGTTCAAAAGGTTTAGCTCCTACTTTTTCCAGTTGTAAGTCTGAGACAACTTCTAGTGTCAAAGGCAAGCGCAAAGTGCACACAAGCCAACAAGATGAGGAAGTGATCTTTGACGAAAGTGTGCAGCCTGCTCCCAAAGAGAATACAAAGAATGAAGATGTCTGTAATTGGAGGAGATCTTCTAGACAGAAGCCTAAAGTTTCTTATAATGAAGATCAGATTGCTGATGACTTTCCAGACCTTACACAATGGTCTGCAGGGAGCAAATCTGGCTGGTGTAGAGAGAACAAGGAGGAACATGGTAAAAGTCACGCTTCTCCCAAAGCATCAAGTGTCCCAGATAATGCTGAATCTGCTCCAAAATCGGATACCAACTCATTACCTGAAATTTACAAGTGCCCAGATTCCGAATTCAGTGACTTTGATAAAAATAAAGAGGAAGCGTCCTTTAGAGTTAATCAAATCTGGGCCTGCTATGATTCAGTGGATGGAATGCCTAGATTCTATGCTCGCATTAGGAAGGTACTTTCCTCTCCGTTTTCTGTCAAATTTACTTGGCTAGAGCCTGCTCCTGAAAATGAAAGCGACATTAATTGGGCAAGTGTGTTACCCATAAGCTGTGGAAGATTTCACCATGGGGCTACTGAAGAAACTTCTGACAGGCTCATCTTTTCCCATCAGGTTGAATTTGAAAACTGCAGCAGTAGAGGATCTTACTTAATATATCCTCGTAAAGGAGAGACCTGGGCTATGTTTAGTGATTGGGATATTGGATGGAGTTCTGATCCTGAAAGCCATAAGCCTTTCAGATATGATCTGGTGGAGATTTTGACAGATTTTAAGCAAATCGTGGGGATAGATGTTTGCTACTTATCAAAAGTTACAGGTTTTGTGAGCTTATATGAAAGAGATTACAAGAATGGGAGTTTTTTTAATCAGATATATCCCCATGAATTGCTAAGGTTCTCTCACAGAGTTCCTTCCAACAAATTATCTGGTACTGAAAGAGAAGGTGTCCCAGCAGGATCATTTGAACTCGATCTCGCTGCTCTTCCTAACAATACTGATGAGCTTTTGCAACCTGAGGAAGTGAAAATGAGTTCCCAAACTTCTCCTGAAGATGAGAATCCCAAAAATAAAGATGAAAAAGTCAATACCAGACATGAAAAGACCGCTTTTTCAGATAAAATTCCTTCTCTTCGTATTAACAAGAAAAGATCAAAAGGAGATACCTATTATGACTTTGAGATGGACAGGGCTGCTGGGAATTTTGGTCGCGGCCAGATATGGGCTATGTACTGTGGACAAACTGGGTTGCCTATGATTTATGGTCAGATCAAGAAAGTTGAAGCAACCAAGTTGCTTACAGTACTGCTGAAACCATGGTCCTCAAAGGAGCCGAGCAGCTGTGGAATTTTCCAACTCTCGGCTGAAAAGCCCCAACTTTATTTCCCAAGTTCTTTTTCACATTTGATGAGTGTTGAATATATCAGCCAGGACAAAGTTGAGATTTGTCCAAGAAAAGGTGAAGTCTGGGCAATTTACAAGAACTGGAATGCTGGAATCTTGGATGAAAATCCCTCATACGACATAGTTGAAGTTTTTAAAAGCAATGACAGCTCTGTTGAAGTCTGGTTGCTTGAACATTTTACTGGATCGAGATCCATATTCAAGCACCAAAGAAGGGACAGAGGGTTTAAGATTACACTAAAGATACCTCATAATGAATTCCCAAGATTCTCTTATCAGATTCCAGCATTCAAGCTCTCAAATCAGAACGATGGATGTTTAAAAGGCTTTTGGGAGCTTGATGTCGCAGCTGTCCCTCATGATGCTTATCGTGACAAAGCATGA
- the LOC108214567 gene encoding DNA repair protein UVH3, translating to MGVHNLWELLSPVGRRVNVETLAGKKLAIDASIWMVQFMKAMRDEKGEMVKNAHILGFFRRICKLLFLRVKPVFVFDGATPVLKRRTVAARRRQRENAQTNIRKTAEKLLINHMKTHRLQQLAENLKDQRQQNNAKGKRKSKDKEQKAADTSEGKKPVSGSSNQEVIDEMLAASLAAEEDGSQMHHASTSVSDAKGKRKITDIALEGKEPVSGSYNQEAIDKMLAASLAAEEDGRQTDHASTSVASVPFEEEDDEAEEEMILPTMNGQMDPAVLAALPPSMQLDLLAQMRERLMAENRQKYQKVKKVPERFSELQIQSYLKTVAFRRDIDEVRKSAAGKGIGGVQTSRIASEPNREFVYSSSFTGDKQVVASAGLDQNSREQQQMPVAPSNTSDGSVPTKKFSVSGSVADQSSAINHNDVETYLDDRGHVRVSRVRAMGLRMTRDLQRNLDLMKESEVESLNTAINTSSAAVSEELSSKMQPLESLDLGDDEIAVHPRSEEFINSRTPLEVTFDVDGENRDDDDDLFTRLVAGDSDLGVSSDEEIKTKKCSDSDSDCEWEEGVILDKNNIHHEVEVGEYPSTMHNRKCHEINLQLEEGLLDGQICASSCLSNYKESDMEADAGNDVEWEDGSSDIPGHTFSCQPIYKEVVYKGDMEEEINFQEAIKRSLEDLGHEKHINDSPEDKEHIEGQEVDIEGMPDGSNNHIKHLLMPKVSAESVIQTVGSNVCGGAQKLNNVCEFDIPNTYDRPLIQSEFCTDVDLDGAAPLIDRSGDSTQTIQPDIGQNGSGSSKSYAQSKCVKSGTPTENEGGHVVESKVLQNVRETLPSFGSPCQIGQVQPGNIGTPGITSDSVSPDVCLSIGDAQQFDLKNPAMEHLTGAGVFTKSFVRESIRNDTVQSFAEGDDDVNNCTENSVMMDSLKEQVEKTRVNLEEEMQRLRKERLFLGVEKRKLERNAEAVSSEMFTECQELLQMFGLPYIIAPMEAEAQCAFMELENLVDGVVTDDSDVLLFGARSVYKNIFDDRKYVETYLMKDIENELGLNREKLIRMALLLGSDYTEGVSGIGIVNAIEVINAFPEENGLHQFREWVESPDPTILGKAEVFSKNSLNCSSEGAVHGPVDDLLEKKQHFINKHRKVSKNWHFPFTFPSQAVISAYNSPKVDKSKETFSWGKPDHFVLRKLCLEKFGWGTEKSDDVLVPVLNEYNKHETQLRLEAFYSFNERFAKIRSRRVKEAVKLSRGDKASGLMDDTKLGNPKGSKRRKLSSGRAGPGEDVSISDGLAAGQESKSNEAATAGCSRKKKVHGEPCTPEEKNSESLMQAVGRENTNGRSKLGCRGRSRGRGKGRSGKRGRGKESSTFDCAEISSSDKLDKDQPDEKHDRSHQVRRSTRPRKAVRYVMNDSDGEELADAGQDGGSTVDVGRVDHANRDMGTAYNASASKLKHHVLVKPSSDNIQSGSGFCPDEAELDIGTDHVNLDQNGTHLNADEDYLKTGGGFCFVADDVDNDTDTHFKADEDCLKTGGGFCFVADDVDNDTDTHFNADEDCLRTGGGFCFKDDDVENDTCMHSNADGDYLKTGGGFCFEDDDVDNDQEKSAYSPAGDVFHSNDTGKSATGGGFCFEDDDLDNDKEKSACSPARDVFHVDTETSAYSPTRTILHDYDNPSNCSVSHSRSVDEIQAGDYTDKPYDMPDSGNIDVTKERNKKHVNVAGSSNIVVGDDPGARSGQFLSAMPNLRRKRKS from the exons ATGGGTGTTCACAATCTCTGGGAACTCTTGTCTCCCGTCGGCCGCCGCGTCAACGTCGAGACTCTCGCCGGAAAAAAACTCGCTATCG ATGCCAGTATCTGGATGGTTCAATTTATGAAAGCGATGAGAGATGAGAAAGGAGAGATGGTGAAAAACGCTCACATTTTGGGCTTTTTTCGACGGATTTGTAAGCTTTTGTTTCTTCGTGTTAAGCCTGTTTTTGTATTTGATGGCGCTACGCCTGTGCTTAAGAGGAGAACTGTTGCTGCTCGGAGGAGACAGCGTGAAAATGCTCAGACTAATATCCGTAAAACTGCTGAGAAATTGCTGATTAATCAT ATGAAGACACATAGGTTGCAACAACTGGCAGAAAATCTTAAGGACCAAAGACAACAAAATAATGCTAAGGGTAAAAGAAAAAGCAAAGATAAAGAACAGAAAGCTGCAGACACTTCAGAAGGAAAGAAACCTGTTTCCGGAAGCTCTAATCAAGAAGTAATTGATGAAAT GTTGGCTGCCTCTCTTGCGGCGGAAGAAGATGGGAGTCAAATGCACCATGCTTCAACATCTGTGTCTGATGCAAAGGGTAAAAGGAAAATCACAGATATAGCTTTAGAAGGAAAGGAACCGGTTTCTGGAAGCTATAATCAAGAAGCAATTGATAAAAT GCTGGCTGCCTCCCTTGCGGCGGAGGAAGATGGGAGGCAAACGGACCATGCTTCAACATCTGTTGCTAGTGTACCTTTCGAGGAAGAGGATGATGAGGCAGAAGAGGAGATGATTCTT CCAACAATGAATGGGCAGATGGATCCTGCTGTCTTAGCTGCTTTACCTCCTTCTATGCAACTTGATCTTCTTGCGCAG ATGAGAGAGAGGCTAATGGCTGAAAATAGGCAGAAGTACCAGAAAGTTAAGAAG GTTCCCGAAAGATTCTCAGAGCTACAAATACAGTCTTATCTTAAAACTGTTGCTTTTCGGCGGGATATAGATGAAGTGCGTAAATCTGCAGCTGGGAAAGGAATAGGTGGTGTACAGACATCACGGATAGCATCTGAACCTAACCGAGAGTTTGTTTATTCTTCATCCTTTACTGGTGATAAACA GGTCGTAGCATCTGCTGGACTAGACCAAAACAGCCGTGAGCAACAACAAATGCCAGTTGCCCCTTCAAATACTTCAGATGGATCTGTTCCCACCAAGAAGTTCAGTGTTTCGGGATCAGTAGCAGATCAGTCTAGTGCTATAAATCACAATGATGTTGAGACATATCTGGATGATAGAGGTCATGTTAGGGTCAGTAGGGTAAGAGCAATGGGATTGCGAATGACTCGTGACTTGCAAAGAAATTTGGATCTGATGAAGGAGTCAGAGGTGGAGAGTCTAAACACCGCCATAAATACAAGTTCTGCTGCTGTGTCTGAAGAACTCTCTAGTAAGATGCAGCCTCTAGAAAGTCTAGATTTGGGTGATGATGAAATTGCTGTCCATCCTAGAAGTGAAGAGTTCATAAATAGTAGAACTCCTCTAGAGGTTACGTTTGACGTTGATGGTGAGAACAGAGACGATGATGATGATTTATTTACTCGCTTAGTTGCAGGAGATTCAGATTTGGGTGTTTCTTCTGATGaagaaattaaaacaaaaaagtgCTCCGATTCTGATTCAGACTGTGAATGGGAAGAAGGCGTCATAttagacaaaaataatattcatcaTGAAGTAGAAGTAGGAGAATATCCATCTACTATGCATAACCGTAAATGTCATGAAATTAATTTGCAACTGGAGGAAGGTCTTTTGGATGGTCAAATTTGTGCTTCCTCATGTCTATCGAATTACAAGGAATCAGACATGGAAGCTGATGCTGGAAATGATGTGGAATGGGAGGATGGATCATCTGACATTCCTGGACATACTTTCTCATGTCAACCGATATACAAGGAAGTTGTGTACAAAGGTGACATGGAAGAAGAAATCAATTTTCAGGAAGCCATAAAAAGGAGTCTCGAGGATTTGGGACATGAGAAACACATCAATGATTCACCTGAAGACAAAGAACATATTGAAGGTCAAGAAGTAGATATAGAGGGGATGCCTGATGGGTCAAACAATCATATTAAGCATTTACTCATGCCTAAGGTATCTGCAGAGTCTGTTATTCAAACAGTTGGTTCCAATGTATGTGGTGGAGCTCAAAAGCTGAACAATGTATGCGAGTTTGATATCCCAAATACCTATGATCGCCCATTGATCCAGTCTGAATTTTGTACAGATGTTGACTTAGATGGCGCTGCTCCATTGATTGATAGATCTGGTGACAGCACCCAGACTATTCAGCCAGATATAGGGCAAAATGGCAGTGGAAGCAGTAAGTCTTATGCCCAAAGCAAGTGTGTGAAATCAGGTACACCTACTGAGAATGAAGGAGGTCACGTAGTTGAATCAAAGGTTTTGCAAAATGTACGCGAGACTCTTCCGTCATTCGGCTCGCCATGTCAGATTGGTCAGGTGCAGCCTGGAAACATAGGTACCCCTGGCATCACCTCTGATTCAGTATCACCTGATGTGTGTTTAAGTATTGGTGATGCTCAACAGTTTGATTTGAAGAATCCTGCAATGGAACATTTGACGGGTGCTGGAGTGTTTACTAAATCTTTTGTTAGAGAATCTATTAGAAATGATACTGTACAAAGCTTCGCTGAAGGAGATGATGATGTAAACAATTGTACAGAGAACTCTGTTATGATGGATTCCTTGAAGGAGCAGGTTGAAAAGACAAGGGTTAATTTGGAAGAGGAAATGCAAAGACTGCGTAAAGAGCGCCTATTTTTAGGAGTTGAGAAGAGAAAGCTTGAACGTAATGCAGAAGCTGTAAGCAGTGAGATGTTTACAGAATGTCAG GAACTGCTTCAAATGTTTGGCTTGCCATATATCATAGCACCAATGGAGGCTGAAGCTCAGTGCGCATTTATGGAACTTGAGAAtcttgttgatggtgttgtaaCTGATGACTCTGATGTGCTTTTGTTCGGAGCACGAAGTGTGTACAAAAATATCTTTGATGATCGCAAATATGTAGAGACATACCTTATGAAG GACATTGAAAATGAGTTGGGCTTAAATCGAGAAAAATTAATTCGTATGGCACTGCTTCTTGGGAGTGATTATACTGAAGGTGTAAG TGGGATTGGCATTGTTAATGCTATTGAAGTCATAAATGCATTTCCTGAGGAAAATGGCCTTCACCAGTTCAGGGAGTGGGTTGAATCTCCAGATCCAACTATACTTGGAAAAGCTGAGGTTTTTAGCAAGAATTCCTTAAATTGCAGTTCAGAAGGTGCAGTTCACGGACCAGTTGATGATCTACTTGAGAAGAAGCAACACTTCATAAATAAGCAT AGAAAAGTAAGCAAAAACTGGCATTTTCCTTTTACTTTCCCAAGCCAAGCAGTAATTTCAGCATACAACTCCCCAAAAGTGGACAAGTCAAAGGAGACATTTTCATGGGGGAAGCCAGATCATTTTGTTCTTCGCAA ACTTTGCTTGGAAAAGTTTGGATGGGGGACTGAAAAGTCTGATGATGTTCTTGTACCTGTCTTGAATGAGTACAATAAGCATGAG ACGCAACTTAGATTGGAAGCATTTTACTCTTTCAATGAGAGATTTGCCAAAATTCGTAGTAGAAGAGTTAAAGAGGCTGTCAAATTATCAAGGGGGGACAAGGCCTCAGGGTTAATGGATGATACCAAGCTAGGAAATCCGAAAGGCAGCAAAAGAAGAAAACTAAGCTCAGGTCGGGCTGGTCCAGGAGAAGATGTTAGCATTTCAGATGGTCTAGCTGCTGGACAGGAAAGTAAATCTAATGAAGCAGCAACTGCTGGTTGCTCTAGGAAAAAGAAGGTTCATGGAGAGCCTTGCACACCTGAGGAGAAAAACTCGGAATCATTGATGCAGGCGGTTGGAAGGGAGAACACCAATGGAAGATCAAAATTGGGTTGCCGAGGGAGAAGCAGGGGTCGAGGCAAAGGTCGATCAGGCAAACGCGGGAGAGGAAAAGAGAGCTCTACTTTCGATTGTGCTGAAATTAGCTCCagtgataaacttgataaagatCAACCAGATGAAAAACATGATAGGTCACACCAAGTCCGTCGG TCTACACGTCCTCGGAAGGCTGTGAGATATGTTATGAATGATTCAGACGGCGAGGAATTGGCTGATGCTGGCCAAGATGGTGGAAGTACTGTTGACGTAGGAAGGGTAGATCATGCCAACAGGGACATGGGTACTGCTTATAATGCCAGTGCCAGTAAATTGAAGCATCATGTGCTTGTGAAACCTTCTTCTGACAACATTCAGTCTGGGAGTGGATTCTGCCCGGATGAGGCTGAACTTGATATTGGTACAGATCATGTTAATTTGGATCAAAATGGCACACATTTAAATGCAGATGAAGATTACCTAAAAACAGGGGGAGGATTTTGCTTTGTGGCTGATGACGTAGACAATGACACTGACACACACTTTAAGGCAGATGAAGATTGCCTTAAAACAGGTGGTGGATTTTGCTTTGTGGCTGATGACGTAGACAATGACACTGACACACACTTTAATGCAGATGAAGATTGCCTTAGAACAGGTGGTGGATTTTGCTTTAAGGATGATGATGTGGAGAATGACACTTGCATGCATTCTAATGCAGATGGAGATTACCTTAAAACAGGGGGTGGATTTTGCTTTGAGGATGATGACGTAGATAATGACCAAGAAAAAAGTGCTTACAGTCCAGCGGGAGATGTTTTTCACAGCAATGACACAGGAAAAAGTGCCACAGGGGGTGGATTTTGCTTTGAGGATGATGACTTAGATAATGACAAAGAAAAAAGTGCCTGCAGTCCAGCGAGAGATGTTTTCCACGTTGACACAGAAACAAGTGCCTACAGTCCAACAAGAACTATACTTCACGACTATGACAACCCTTCTAATTGTTCTGTTTCACACTCGAGATCAGTGGATGAGATTCAAGCTGGAGATTATACAGATAAACCGTATGATATGCCAGATTCAGGTAATATTGATGTCACGAAGGAACGCAATAAGAAGCATGTCAATGTAGCTGGATCTAGTAACATTGTGGTTGGAGACGATCCTGGAGCCAGATCCGGACAATTTTTAAGTGCTATGCCTAACTTGAGAAGAAAGCGAAAGAGTTAA